From a single Artemia franciscana chromosome 9, ASM3288406v1, whole genome shotgun sequence genomic region:
- the LOC136031455 gene encoding large ribosomal subunit protein uL29-like, translated as MAKIKCKDLRLKKKEDLVKQLHELKTELASLRVAVVTGGAASKISKIRVVRKAIQRVFIVMHQKQKENLRKLYAGKKYKPLDLRPKVTRKMRRALSKSELAKRTHKQQRKALAFPMRRFAVKA; from the coding sequence ATGGCAAAGATCAAGTGTAAGGATTTGCGTCTTAAGAAGAAGGAGGATTTAGTAAAACAACTCCATGAGTTGAAGACTGAATTAGCTTCCCTTCGTGTTGCTGTTGTCACTGGTGGAGCTGCCTCCAAAATCTCCAAGATCAGGGTTGTCAGAAAAGCAATCCAACGAGTCTTCATTGTTATGCACcagaaacagaaagaaaaccTTAGAAAACTGTAtgctggcaaaaaatacaagccCCTTGATCTTAGGCCAAAGGTGACCCGCAAGATGCGTCGTGCTTTATCCAAGTCAGAATTGGCTAAGAGGACTCACAAGCAGCAAAGGAAGGCATTGGCGTTTCCAATGAGACGGTTTGCAGTCAAAGCTTAA